One Tiliqua scincoides isolate rTilSci1 chromosome 9, rTilSci1.hap2, whole genome shotgun sequence DNA segment encodes these proteins:
- the CPLANE2 gene encoding ciliogenesis and planar polarity effector 2, with the protein MIVPAGCVVVPDWHQAREGKEFFGAILQRNRRRFLGSLERPVLPPQVAADIVSYKVFVSGKSGVGKTALVAKLAGLEVSPIHHETTGIQTTTVHWPVKLRESGKPLFFKFSFWDCGEAVLKKFDHILPACLEKVDGALFLFSFTDRSSFNDLPNQISRVVVGAKSAVKIVIGTKFDQFAHTDIAEHEVAAFRQTWGLPVLRAKSVNAPWLADGQSLDGHAGLSDVAPLLNRLAEHLWRQDQVVAGLIPPSPDPEVDTAAC; encoded by the exons atgatcgtCCCCGCCGGCTGTGTGGTGGTCCCGGACTGGCACCAGGCGCGGGAGGGCAAGGAGTTCTTTGGCGCCATCCTGCAGCGGAACAGGCGCCGGTTCCTTG GCTCCCTTGAGAGGCCGGTGCTGCCCCCACAAGTGGCTGCCGACATCGTGAGTTACAAGGTCTTTGTGTCGGGGAAGAGCGGTGTGGGCAAGACGGCCCTCGTGGCCAAGCTGGCAGGCCTGGAGGTGTCGCCAATACATCACGAGACCACAG GAATCCAGACCACCACAGTGCACTGGCCAGTGAAGCTCAGAGAGAGCGGAAAGCCACTGTTCTTCAAGTTCTCCTTCTGGGACTGTGGAGAAGCCGTGCTCAAGAAGTTCGACCACATCCTCCCG GCTTGCCTGGAGAAAGTGGATGGtgccctcttcctcttctccttcacGGACCGCTCGTCCTTCAATGACCTGCCCAACCAGATCTCCCGCGTGGTGGTGGGGGCCAAGAGCGCTGTCAAGATAGTGATTGGCACCAA ATTTGACCAGTTTGCCCACACGGACATTGCAGAGCATGAGGTGGCTGCCTTCCGCCAAACGTGGGGCTTGCCTGTCCTGCGGGCCAAGAGTGTGAATGCCCCATGGCTTGCCGATGGGCAGTCCCTTGATGGGCATGCCGGACTGTCTGACGTGGCCCCCCTCCTGAACAGGCTGGCAGAGCACCTCTGGCGGCAGGACCAGGTGGTGGCTGGCCTCATCCCCCCAAGTCCTGACCCTGAAGTAGACACGGCTGCCTGCTGA